In Alteromonas sp. V450, the following proteins share a genomic window:
- the atpH gene encoding F0F1 ATP synthase subunit delta, producing the protein MSELTTVARPYAKAAFDFAVEKDAVAKWQEMLAFAGEVAANDDMHQLLTGAVAADTLADIFNNVCGEQLDEHGQNLVKVLAENKRLAALPEISTLFDAFKADYDKEIEVDVTSASTLTDAQQNELVASLEKRLARKVKLNCNVDPALIAGMVINAGDTVIDGSVKSKLNRLADALQA; encoded by the coding sequence ATGTCTGAATTGACAACCGTTGCTCGTCCTTATGCTAAAGCTGCTTTCGATTTTGCTGTCGAGAAAGATGCCGTTGCAAAATGGCAAGAAATGCTGGCCTTTGCGGGCGAAGTAGCAGCGAATGATGACATGCACCAGCTTTTGACTGGTGCAGTTGCCGCTGACACGCTTGCGGACATTTTTAACAATGTTTGCGGTGAGCAACTCGACGAACACGGCCAAAATCTGGTTAAGGTTTTGGCTGAGAATAAACGTTTAGCCGCGTTGCCTGAAATTTCTACTTTGTTTGATGCGTTTAAAGCAGATTACGACAAAGAAATAGAAGTGGACGTAACCTCAGCATCTACGCTGACTGATGCACAACAAAATGAGTTGGTTGCATCTTTGGAAAAACGTTTGGCACGTAAAGTGAAGCTTAATTGTAACGTGGACCCTGCCCTGATCGCTGGAATGGTAATTAATGCCGGCGATACAGTTATTGATGGTTCCGTAAAGTCGAAATTGAACCGTCTAGCAGACGCGTTGCAAGCATAA